The DNA sequence TAACCAATAGCGAAGGACAGAAAGTTGCTGCTATAATCGAAATGGAAGAGCTGAAACGGCTAGAGGAGTTACTTGAGGACATGGCTGATATAAAGGCTATTGAAGACAGAAAAAACGAGCCTGGAGAGGATTACGAGGCCTATAGTAAAAAAAGAAAGTCAAAGCTAGGTGTATAAGCTCATCATCCAATTTTTAATGCAGGATGACAGTAGGAAATTTTCGGCGTTGCCTACGGCGGGCCTGTTATACCAAACAGCTCCGGTATGGTGGGGAGAAGCCGGCCACCCATCCTGCAATTTACTTATGAGGAGATTTTGTTATGAAAGTATCAGATTTAACGATTGAAGAGTTTGAAGATTTGCTTCGCAAAACGATAGAGGAAGAGATTGAAGACCTCTCTATCATGTTAGACCCTACTGTAAAGGCGAAGATCGAGGAAGGATTGAAGGATATTAAAGAGGGTAGGGTTATATCCTTGGATGATCTCATAGCCCGAAGAAAGGCTAAACGTGGGAAAGTTTAAAGTCGTCTTTTCTGATAAGGCAGAAAAGGATACAGATACCCTAACAGATGATGACTTTAATCGTATTGTAACTGGATGTAAAAGACTCGAGGATAATCCCATTCCTGACGGCAAGCATATAAAGAAGCTTAAGGGCTATGAAGATCTTTACCGCTTACGAATTGGAGATTACAGAATCATCTTTGAATGGAAAGGATCGCAAATTAACATTGCAAGGGTTCTTACCCGGCAGGGCTTTGGAAAAAAATATTAAGCAAACATAATGCAGGATGACAGTAGGAAATTTTCGGCGCTGCCTACGGCGGGCCCGTTGAAAAAAATGGCTCCGATATGAGGGGACAAGGCCGGCCCTCCATCTTGCAATCTTTAAATAAAAAGGCCCATAACAACATTTGCAACGAAAGGAGGATATTTAAGCTGGATGAGAACTTAAATATTATTTTATGCTTTGTCATTACAGGCCTTTTCTCGTAATTTCTAATCCATTCCAACAAACTCATTCCAGAGTTTTTCTTTTAATGTAATACTTTCCTGTGTATCTGGTGCAGCTATCGCCCTGAATCTTTCTGGTAAGTCTGAACGTGATAACAGAGGCACATAACGACCACCACTCCGCATAGCTACCCATAATAAATTTGCTGTATTGCCAACTGCTTTCTCAAATTTATCCTGGTATATCTCTGCTATTTTATCCCATATACCCAAAGAAGTATCAACCATTTTCCGCTCTATTTCTGCTATGAAGTTTCCTTGTTTTGCAATAACATCTTCGCTAAAGCTAATAAGTTCCATTGCATCGTTATATTCCTTTGCCATTGCAATCGATTTTTTCCTTATGCCTTCCAGCTCAGCTTGTGTAATTTCGTTTCTAATAAAGCGTCCAATAGCATCTTTTTGATTATACTCACCCTTTGACGCCTTATCCTCCAATTCTTTAAGATCCTTCTTTATCTGAGCCAGTTTAGATTCAATATCGGACAGCTTATTTTGTTCTGCTACCAACTGGCTTTGTAATTCCTTATACACTTTAACTTCCTGAATTTCTAATAATGCTGTTTGCTTCGCCATACCCTTAACTCCTTTCTAAAAAGTTTTGGATTATAAAAAGTTCTGGATTTTTCTTTGAAACCTCGGAGAATGCCTCGCTATAGGTGACATTTGGATCATTTCTCATATATCCCTCAATAAGTACTTCTGTAGTTCTACGGTTGTATTCAGTTTCATCAAGGGAAACTCTATTTATCAACATGCCTGTATCATCATTCATAAATTCCAAAAAGCGTTCCTCACCTATTTTAACCGTTCTTTTTGTGATCATGCCTTTCCTATCTTCTTTCTAAAAAAGCACTGTGAACTATGTGAACTAATTGTGAACACAATTCTCCAAAACAACCCGAAATTAACTTTAACTGAATTCATCAATATAAACGATAACACAAACAAAATAAAACACTTGAAACTATCAATAAAAAAGTTATAATTATAAAACTTGCTCGACAAGCAAGAGGCCACTGGTTCGAGTCCAGTATCGCCCACCATAGAGTAATGAAAAGATTTACTAATTACGATATCGAATACCTAAAAGAGGTTGTTGCTAAATCTCAGTATAAAGTTATAGTATAGCGAGGAGCAGGAAGGGATACATTTTAAGGAATGGTTAAGGTTACATTGCCTGACGGAACAAAAAAAGAGTGTAAAGATACTCTGGCTGCATCTGTAGTTACCGGGAATACAAAAGAAGATTTGGAAATTCTTCGTCATAGTGCAGCTCACATTATGGCACAAGCGGTCAGCAGGTTATTTCCTGGTGTGAAACTCGGTATAGGTCCTACTATTGAGAATGGATTCTATTACGATTTTGGTCTTCAGCACGGTCTGTCTGAAGAGGATCTGAAAAAAATTGAAGATGAAATGTCCAGAATTATTCGGGAGGATCTTGTCTTTAAAAGGACGGAATTGCCTCGTGACGCCGCTATAAAGAAGATGGAAGCTCTTGGACAGCCTTTTAAAGTGGAACTTATTAAGGATATCGAGAGTGATACGGTATCATTTTATTCACAAGACGACTTTGTAGATTTGTGTCGTGGACCCCATATTCATCGGACAGGCGCACTAAAGGTCTTTAAACTTCTGAACGTAGCAGGCGCTTATTGGCGTGGAAAAGAGACGAATCCCATGCTACAGCGCATTTATGGTACTGCATTTTTTACTCAGGCTGAGCTTGAGAAATATTTAAAATTTCTGGAAGAGGCAGAAAAACGGGATCATCGAAAAATAGGCAAAGATTTAGATCTCTTTAGCTTCCATGAAGAGGGGGGACCGGGGTTAACCTTTTGGCATCCAAAAGGCGCCCGGATGCGGAATCTGATAGAGAATTTTTGGAGAGAAGAACATTTCAAGCGGGGGTATGAGATCCTTTATAGTCCGCACATAGCAAAAATCAATTTATGGAAGACCAGTGGTCATTGGAATTTTTATCGGGAGAGTATGTACTCGCCTATAGATGTTGAGGGGCAGGAATATATCCTGAAGCCTATGAATTGCCCCTTTGCTGTGCTTATGTATAAGACGAAACTCCATAGTTACCGTGAGCTTCCCCTACGATGGGGGGAACTAGGGACTGTATACCGATACGAGAGGTCCGGTGTCTTACATGGCTTGCTGCGTGTACGAGGGTTTACTCAGGATGATGCTCATATATTCTGTACCCCTGATCAGCTAGAGGATGAGATACTGGGGGTATTAGAACTGGCCCAGTTTATGCTATCAAGCTTTGGGTTTCATGAATATGAGATAGAATTAAGTGTGCGTGGCAAGGGTGAAAAAGAAAAGTATATAGGACGGGATGATGTTTGGGATCATGCCGAAAACGCCTTAAAAATTGCCCTTGATAAGAAAGGGTTGCCGTATACCCGTATGGAAGGAGAGGCAAAATTTTATGGTCCGGCCATTGATATTAAGGTTAGGGATGCTCTTGGAAGAGGATGGCAAGGGCCTACCATTCAGGTAGATTTTAACCTTCCTGAGAGGTTTGATGTGAAGTATGTTGGTTCAGACGGTTTTCATCATCAGGTAGTAATGGTTCATCGTACAGTCCTGGGCGCTATGGAACGATTTATAGGATGTTTGATAGAACACTATGCTGGTGATTTTCCGTTATGGATAGCGCCAATTCAAATGCGGATATTGCCGATTACTGATACGCATATTGAGTATGCAAAAAAATTGCAAGCGATGTTGCTTTCAAAGAGTTTTAGGGTAGAATGTGATACAGGGAATGCAAAGATTAATTATAAAATACGGGAAGGCACCCTGGAAAAAATTCCTTATTTATTGATTGTTGGTGATAAAGAAATGCAGGATGGCACTGTTTCTGTCAGAAGTAGAAGGAAAGGGAATGAGGGGGCAGTTTCTGTTGAAGATTTTATAAAAAATATCGATGCTGAAATTCAGGAAAAGAGATAGTTCTAAACTTTTTGGAGGAGACTATACATTTCACAAGAACTAAGGATTAACGAACGTATTCGCGCTGCTACGATACGATTGATAGACGAGAATGGTGCACAGGTTGGGGTGATTAGCAAAGAAGAAGCCCTTGCAAAAGCAAAGAGCGTGGAGCAAGACCTTGTTGAGGTAGCTCCGGATGCAAATCCTCCTGTTTGCCGGATTATGAACTACGGCAAGTATAAATATAAACAAAAGAAAAAGATGCATCAAAAGCAGCATGTAGTTCAATTGAAAGAATTAAGAATAAGGCCAAAAACCGGAGAACATGATATTCAAACGAAGATTCGTCAGGCGAGGAAATTTTTAGAAAGCAAAAATCGTGTACTTATCAATATGCTGTTTAAAGGAAGAGAACGGGCTCATTCTGAGCTGGGAGAAAATATTTTAAAACAGTTTGCTACCGCATTAGAGGATATTGCTAAGGTAGAAAAGGAAAAGATAGCAGATGAGCGAAAAATGGGAATGATCCTGGCGCCTAAGTGATACAGATCTGCTCCTGTTGTGTTATTCGCATCATCGTATCTTCATTATCATTATCAGGGAGATTTATAGATGCCAAAATTAAAAACCCATAAAGGGCTTAAGAAAAGAATAAAGATTAGTGCTAAAGGCAAGGTAAAGAGGCCGAAGGCCGGGAAAAGCCACTTGATGTCCGGAAAGCCAGGAAGGAAAAAGGGACATTTGAGAAAAAAAGATGAAGTATCCCCTGCTTTCAGTAAGAATATGAAAAGGGCTTTACGATTGCGTTAAACATACTATTTAAATTTTTTATGAGAGATTAGTAATATGCCAAGAGCAACAAAAGGTGCTGCAAGAAAAAGGTCAAGAAAAAGGTTATTAAACAAAACAGAGGGCTACTGGGGCGGAAGAGGTAACTTATACCGCAAGGCCATGGAGACCTATATCCGTGCCATGGTCTTTTCATTCCGGGACAGGAAGGCACGTAAGAGAAAATTTAGAGAATTATGGATTTCCAGAATCAATGCTGCCGTAAGGGAACGTGGCATGTCCTATAGCCGTTTTATCAGTGGATTAGTCAAGGCCAATGTAGATTTAAATCGAAAAATGCTGGCTGAAATGGCGGTAAATGATAAACCTGCCTTTGATAAGTTAGTCGAACAAGTAAAGGCAGCAGCAGGATAAGGTATTCGTAGTTGCTGTATAATGTTTCTTTATCTTCGGTAAAGAACCATCAGTAGTCTGTTTTCAGGCGCTTCACTCGGTAGACCGCGGAAGCTTGTAAGATATTAGGCACGTCTTTTCCTATAGACAAGGATAGAACGTGCCTCTTTTTTATAGAGTTTATTTTTAAGAAACACCTTTTTTATGTTAAAAAAAACAGAAAAAGTAAAAAGAGACTTACAAGAAGAAATTCGTGCGGTAACTACATTGAAAGATGCAGAGCAACTCAAGATAAAATATCTTGGAAGAAAAGGTATTATCCAGGATTTCATGAAGCTTATTCCAGCGTTACCGGCAGAGCAACGTGCCGAGTTTGGACAACAAATTAACGCTTTAAAGGCGGAAGCTGCCAATTTTATAGAAGAGGCTATAGGAAAATTATCCCGGGAAGCGATTCCAAAAGTTAACAATGAGATATTTGATATAACCTTGCCGGGGAAATTGCCTCTGACAGGGAAAAAGCATCCACTTACTCAAACAATTGACGATGTCAAAGAAGTATTTGCCCGATTGGGTTTCGATGTAGTTTACGGACCTGAGGTTGAGCTGGAGTATTATAATTTTGAGGCCTTAAATATTCCGGCGGATCATCCCTCCCGAACTGATTTTGATACCTTCTATATTAAAAATGATATTCTTTTAAGAAGCCAGACGTCTACGGTTCAGATTCGTGTTATGGAGAAACAAAAACCGCCGATCCGTATTATTGCCCCTGGTAAAGTATACAGACCTGATACGGTTGATGCCAGGCATTCATTTATGTTTCATCAGGTAGAAGGTCTGCTTGTGGATGAGGGGGTAAGCTTTGCAGACCTGAAGGAAGTACTGAACCAATTTATTAAAACCTATTTTGGCAAGGATGTTCGGATGCGTTTTAGACCATCCTTTTTTCCCTTTACAGAACCGAGTGCAGAGGTAGATATTTCGTGTTCTCTGTGTTCGGGTAAGGGATGCAGTGTTTGTTCTTACAGTGGATGGGTGGAAATACTGGGGGCCGGAATGGTTGATCCTCATGTATTCAAGGCTGTCCATTATGATACTGAAAAATATACGGGTTTTGCGTTTGGGATGGGAGTCGAGAGGATTACCATGCTAAAACACGGTATCTCTGATATCCGCCTTTTCTATGAAAATGATATACGTTTTCTCTCTCAATTTTAGATGAAGATCAGCTATAACTGGTTAAAAGAATATGCGTATTTTTACTTATCTCCTGAAGAGCTGGCTGATAAGTTAACCAATGCAGGATTGGTAGTTGCCGATATTAAACCGGTAGAAGACGATTACTGCCTGGAGGTAGAAGTTACTTCCAATCGACCAGATTGCCTTGGTATTATTGGTATAACGCGTGAAGTAATTGCGGCGGTTGGAGGAGAGTTACGCATACCAGATACGGATTTTGAGACATTATCTACCAAAGTAACAAAATTCATTGATGTTACCGTTGAAGATCCTGTGTTATGTCCTCATTATACCGCCAGAGTTGTACGGCATGTAACCGTGAGACCCTCTCCAGAGTGGATGCAAAAGAAGTTGAGATGTATAGGCATCCGGCCGGTAAATAATATTGTAGATATCACAAATTATGTGATGATGGAGACGGGACAACCGATCCATGCCTTCGATCTGGATAAGATCTCAGATCAAAAAATCGTGGTAAGAAGAGCTTTAGATGGGGAAATGATTGTTGCTATAAACGGAGTAAAGCGGGCGCTTTTTCATGATATGTTGGTTATTGCCGACAGCAAAAGGCCTGTAGCTATTGCAGGTGTTATGGGAGGCAAAGAAACAGAAGTATCTGATTCAACCAGGAATATCCTTCTGGAATGCGCTTTATTTGAGCCAGGACACGTGCGACGCACATCAAAGGAGTTAGGCGTATTCACGGATTCATCGTATCGTTTTGAGCGGGGTACAGATCCAGGGGGTATAGAACGGGCGTCTAAAAGGGCTGTAAAGCTTATGAAAGAACTGGCTGATGGAGAGATAGTGAGCGGAGTTATTGATATAAAACAGAGAGAGTATGAGAAGAAAAGGATTCCGCTTCG is a window from the Candidatus Jettenia sp. genome containing:
- the infC gene encoding translation initiation factor IF-3 is translated as MIDENGAQVGVISKEEALAKAKSVEQDLVEVAPDANPPVCRIMNYGKYKYKQKKKMHQKQHVVQLKELRIRPKTGEHDIQTKIRQARKFLESKNRVLINMLFKGRERAHSELGENILKQFATALEDIAKVEKEKIADERKMGMILAPK
- the rpmI gene encoding 50S ribosomal protein L35, yielding MPKLKTHKGLKKRIKISAKGKVKRPKAGKSHLMSGKPGRKKGHLRKKDEVSPAFSKNMKRALRLR
- a CDS encoding type II toxin-antitoxin system RelE/ParE family toxin yields the protein MGKFKVVFSDKAEKDTDTLTDDDFNRIVTGCKRLEDNPIPDGKHIKKLKGYEDLYRLRIGDYRIIFEWKGSQINIARVLTRQGFGKKY
- the pheS gene encoding phenylalanine--tRNA ligase subunit alpha; translation: MLKKTEKVKRDLQEEIRAVTTLKDAEQLKIKYLGRKGIIQDFMKLIPALPAEQRAEFGQQINALKAEAANFIEEAIGKLSREAIPKVNNEIFDITLPGKLPLTGKKHPLTQTIDDVKEVFARLGFDVVYGPEVELEYYNFEALNIPADHPSRTDFDTFYIKNDILLRSQTSTVQIRVMEKQKPPIRIIAPGKVYRPDTVDARHSFMFHQVEGLLVDEGVSFADLKEVLNQFIKTYFGKDVRMRFRPSFFPFTEPSAEVDISCSLCSGKGCSVCSYSGWVEILGAGMVDPHVFKAVHYDTEKYTGFAFGMGVERITMLKHGISDIRLFYENDIRFLSQF
- the rplT gene encoding 50S ribosomal protein L20; protein product: MPRATKGAARKRSRKRLLNKTEGYWGGRGNLYRKAMETYIRAMVFSFRDRKARKRKFRELWISRINAAVRERGMSYSRFISGLVKANVDLNRKMLAEMAVNDKPAFDKLVEQVKAAAG
- the thrS gene encoding threonine--tRNA ligase, producing MVKVTLPDGTKKECKDTLAASVVTGNTKEDLEILRHSAAHIMAQAVSRLFPGVKLGIGPTIENGFYYDFGLQHGLSEEDLKKIEDEMSRIIREDLVFKRTELPRDAAIKKMEALGQPFKVELIKDIESDTVSFYSQDDFVDLCRGPHIHRTGALKVFKLLNVAGAYWRGKETNPMLQRIYGTAFFTQAELEKYLKFLEEAEKRDHRKIGKDLDLFSFHEEGGPGLTFWHPKGARMRNLIENFWREEHFKRGYEILYSPHIAKINLWKTSGHWNFYRESMYSPIDVEGQEYILKPMNCPFAVLMYKTKLHSYRELPLRWGELGTVYRYERSGVLHGLLRVRGFTQDDAHIFCTPDQLEDEILGVLELAQFMLSSFGFHEYEIELSVRGKGEKEKYIGRDDVWDHAENALKIALDKKGLPYTRMEGEAKFYGPAIDIKVRDALGRGWQGPTIQVDFNLPERFDVKYVGSDGFHHQVVMVHRTVLGAMERFIGCLIEHYAGDFPLWIAPIQMRILPITDTHIEYAKKLQAMLLSKSFRVECDTGNAKINYKIREGTLEKIPYLLIVGDKEMQDGTVSVRSRRKGNEGAVSVEDFIKNIDAEIQEKR